One Sporomusaceae bacterium ACPt DNA window includes the following coding sequences:
- a CDS encoding Single-stranded DNA-binding protein, with product MNRFFLTGNLTADPTFTPGQEESKNRCNFRIAFNHNKDKATFFSCTAWGKTAERVSKLTKGQRVLVVGDIEENEWTDQQGQKQRDKQVNVREVEYIDFPPQNQQQPANQPPAPGYGAPPAGYQLSAGYPPASGYGAPPQGYGQPPQQYATPAPGYGQPPQQAPVPQYQQPPQQYAAPPVQPAPAPQQYAPPAQPYNNSGQAVPF from the coding sequence ATGAACAGATTTTTTCTAACCGGAAACCTTACCGCTGATCCTACATTTACTCCTGGCCAAGAGGAGTCAAAAAACCGCTGCAATTTCCGCATCGCTTTCAACCATAACAAAGATAAGGCCACATTTTTCAGTTGCACAGCCTGGGGGAAAACCGCTGAACGAGTCAGCAAGTTGACCAAAGGGCAGCGGGTGCTGGTTGTTGGCGATATTGAAGAAAATGAATGGACCGATCAGCAAGGACAAAAACAGCGTGATAAACAGGTAAATGTTCGTGAAGTGGAATATATTGATTTCCCACCTCAAAATCAGCAGCAGCCGGCGAATCAGCCGCCAGCGCCGGGCTACGGAGCTCCACCCGCGGGATATCAACTCTCTGCCGGTTACCCGCCAGCGTCAGGTTATGGAGCGCCACCGCAGGGATACGGACAACCTCCCCAACAATACGCAACGCCTGCACCAGGCTACGGTCAGCCGCCACAGCAGGCCCCGGTGCCACAGTACCAGCAACCGCCTCAGCAGTATGCGGCGCCACCGGTGCAACCGGCGCCAGCTCCGCAACAATATGCGCCACCTGCTCAGCCGTATAACAACAGCGGCCAAGCAGTGCCGTTTTAA
- the radD gene encoding Putative DNA repair helicase RadD: MLIEGARLEFQNGKKRTCIVGPCGMGKTIIMAWMASQARTKGNRTLFAVHRQELIDQSSKTFAKLNVSHGIIAADYPINSSECIQIASIQTAIRRLNKIPEPQIIILDEAHHATAGTWRKLLAAYPNAFVIGLTATPARLGGQGLGDIFESLIIGPTVKELISWGNLAPYRYYAPPVKADLAGLKTVRYGDYDHKEVAMRMDRSEIIGDLIEQYNKFSPGARAVCYCASVAHSQHTAEMFRQANIPALHIDGETPKAARDAAIRDFRNGNIKILCNVDLISEGFDVPAMEAVILARPTQSLTLYIQQSMRAMRPDDDNPGKVAIIIDAVGNVYRHGLPDEDRVWTLDGTKKKKSSNEKMEFPLKQCPKCFSAHRPAPVCPYCQYKYPVEERTGPEQRAGELAEIVELEKIRRKEEVRKARDVVTLEQIALARGYKLGWIQKQCELKRIPFGK; this comes from the coding sequence ATGCTTATAGAGGGTGCCAGACTGGAATTTCAAAACGGCAAAAAACGCACTTGCATAGTTGGTCCGTGCGGTATGGGCAAAACGATAATAATGGCATGGATGGCCAGTCAGGCCCGAACAAAGGGAAACCGGACACTCTTTGCTGTTCATAGGCAAGAGCTCATTGACCAGTCATCAAAAACGTTTGCCAAATTGAACGTATCCCATGGAATCATTGCCGCAGACTATCCGATAAATTCCAGCGAATGCATTCAAATCGCCAGTATTCAAACCGCAATTCGCCGACTCAATAAAATACCTGAGCCGCAAATCATCATTCTTGACGAAGCGCACCACGCGACTGCTGGCACCTGGCGCAAACTTCTGGCAGCATATCCAAACGCTTTTGTAATTGGTTTGACAGCGACTCCGGCCAGATTGGGCGGCCAAGGATTAGGGGATATTTTTGAATCTCTGATTATTGGTCCCACTGTAAAAGAACTGATCTCCTGGGGAAATCTTGCTCCATATAGGTACTATGCCCCGCCTGTAAAAGCTGATCTTGCAGGGCTCAAAACCGTACGATACGGCGATTATGACCATAAAGAAGTCGCTATGCGAATGGACAGATCCGAAATCATTGGAGATCTAATTGAACAATACAATAAATTCTCCCCTGGAGCTAGAGCAGTCTGTTACTGTGCCAGCGTCGCTCATAGCCAGCACACCGCCGAAATGTTTCGTCAGGCAAATATTCCGGCGCTCCATATCGATGGCGAAACGCCTAAGGCGGCCAGAGATGCGGCAATTCGTGATTTTCGAAACGGCAATATAAAAATATTATGTAATGTTGATTTGATATCAGAGGGTTTTGACGTACCAGCAATGGAGGCCGTTATTTTAGCCAGGCCAACACAGAGTTTGACATTGTATATCCAACAGTCAATGAGGGCTATGCGGCCTGATGATGATAACCCGGGTAAAGTTGCTATCATTATTGATGCAGTTGGCAACGTCTACCGCCACGGCCTTCCTGACGAAGATAGGGTATGGACGTTAGACGGCACCAAAAAGAAAAAATCCTCCAATGAGAAAATGGAATTTCCATTAAAACAATGTCCGAAATGTTTCAGCGCCCATCGGCCAGCACCTGTATGCCCGTATTGCCAATATAAGTACCCTGTCGAAGAGCGCACCGGCCCTGAGCAGCGTGCCGGCGAACTCGCCGAAATCGTTGAGCTCGAGAAAATACGACGTAAAGAAGAGGTACGCAAGGCCAGGGACGTGGTGACCCTTGAGCAGATCGCGCTTGCCAGGGGATATAAACTGGGATGGATACAGAAACAGTGCGAACTGAAAAGAATACCGTTTGGAAAGTAA